The Thermomicrobiales bacterium genomic interval GTCTATCCGCAAGCCACACTCGAGATTCCCGCGATCGTGACGATGATCGAGGGATTGATCGAAAAGGGACACGCCTACGTCGCAAACGGTGACGTCTACTTTCGGGTGCGCACCTTCGATGACTACGGTAAACTCTCTGGCCGCAATGTCGATGACATGGTATCTGGCGCGCGAATCGAGATCGACGAACGCAAAGAGGACCCGCTCGATTTCGCGCTTTGGAAGGCAGCCAAGCCGGGAGAACCGACCTGGCCGAGTCCCTGGAGCGACGGACGACCCGGTTGGCATATCGAATGCTCCGCGATGTGCTCCCATCACTTGAACGGGCAGGTCGACATCCATGGCGGCGGGACCGACCTGATTTTCCCTCATCATGAGAACGAGATAGCCCAGTCGGAAGCCTTCCTCGGCGTGGCGCCGTTCGCGCGCTATTGGCTGCACAACGGTATGTTGCAGCTCGGCGGGGACAAGATGTCCAAGTCGATCGGCAACGTGATTCGCATCAAGGACCTCATCGAAGGTGGAACGACCCAGGCGTTTCGACTGATGGTGCTGCAGTCGCACTACCGAGCGCCACTTACCTTCTCGGAGGAGTCGCTCGATGCAGCCGCCAAAGGACTCGATCGGCTGATCACGGCCGCGCGTCCCGCAACGCAT includes:
- the cysS gene encoding cysteine--tRNA ligase; the protein is MADGLRLYSTLSRKVEPLETIEPGVVRMYVCGVTPYDNAHIGHAMSAIVFDVIRRYLEHVGYEVRHVVNFTDIDDKIIVRAQREGVSASELTEKLIADFHREREALGVLPATVYPQATLEIPAIVTMIEGLIEKGHAYVANGDVYFRVRTFDDYGKLSGRNVDDMVSGARIEIDERKEDPLDFALWKAAKPGEPTWPSPWSDGRPGWHIECSAMCSHHLNGQVDIHGGGTDLIFPHHENEIAQSEAFLGVAPFARYWLHNGMLQLGGDKMSKSIGNVIRIKDLIEGGTTQAFRLMVLQSHYRAPLTFSEESLDAAAKGLDRLITAARPATH